In one Grus americana isolate bGruAme1 chromosome 1, bGruAme1.mat, whole genome shotgun sequence genomic region, the following are encoded:
- the LOC129201645 gene encoding gap junction beta-6 protein-like yields the protein MDWGSLQAVLGGVNKHSTSIGKIWLTVLFIFRIMILVVAAERVWGDEQQDFVCNTLQPGCRNVCYDHFFPISHIRLWALQLIFVSTPALLVAMHVAYTRHEKKRRFRNGEKIDIEELKNEKIHIRGPLWWTYTSSIFFRIVFEAVFMYVFYYMYDGYQMPRLVKCSAWPCPNVVDCFVSRPTEKTTFTIFMLAVSGICMMLNLAELCYLVIKICMKEPRKTTVLK from the coding sequence ATGGACTGGGGAAGTCTGCAGGCCGTTTTAGGAGGAGTAAATAAACACTCAACCAGCATTGGGAAGATATGGCTCACAGTCCTGTTCATCTTCCGTATCATGATTCTGGTCGTGGCTGCAGAGAGAGTCTGGGGAGATGAACAACAAGATTTTGTCTGCAACACACTTCAGCCTGGGTGCAGAAATGTTTGCTATGACCactttttccccatctctcaCATCAGACTCTGGGCCCTGCAGCTGATCTTTGTTTCTACACCTGCACTGCTGGTGGCCATGCATGTAGCTTACACCAGGCATGAGAAGAAAAGGCGGTTCAGAAATGGTGAGAAAATTGATAttgaagagctgaaaaatgaaaagattcacATTCGGGGCCCCCTGTGGTGGACGTACACCAGCAGCATCTTCTTCAGGATAGTCTTTGAGGCAGTCTTCATGTATGTATTCTATTACATGTATGATGGGTACCAGATGCCTCGCCTGGTGAAGTGCAGTGCATGGCCCTGCCCCAATGTAGTGGATTGTTTTGTGTCTCGGCCCACTGAGAAAACAACATTTACTATTTTCATGCTAGCTGTGTCTGGGATCTGCATGATGTTGAATTTGGCTGAGTTGTGTTACCTAGTGATAAAAATTTGCATGAAAGAACCCAGGAaaacaacagttttaaaataa